The region AAATGTCTGCACTCCTTAGAATTTTAAACTGCAAATTTGTTTTGGCTTGCGCCATGTAACAACAAATAATGAAGAAAGTGAACAAAATTTCGAACCTTCTTTTTGGCTTTGCCACCGGATCCTCCCTCCTTCTTTTTCTGGGTCTTCTGGGGTTGCTTAGAAGACCCCTTCGTGTCCTTCTTAGGCGgctgtaaaatgaaatatataaaattaaataacatCCACCGTTAGAGCTTGACAGAGAGCGAAAGAATCCTTCAGCGTTAGGCAGTAGTTTGCCAACTGTACGTCAgactcattaaatcagtttcAACCACCACAGTGTTTGTCTAGCAGTGTAAAGTCTCGTCATTCGTGAAGTAATTGTAGTAGCtgaaaaatacaattaaaTCGCGTTGCTGACCGAATTCAGAGAGGTTAGGTTGTCGTGTTCTCTGTCAAAAGGCCAGCCGAAGCTTGGAGAGTGGTTAAATCATATTTTTCCAGCCTAATAAAAATCTCGTCACAAGATTCTCACACGCGACACGAAAAACTGAGGTTATTTAAAACGATTCAAAAGGCGTGCAGGTTTGTTGTGTACACCATGTGGCCGTGATAACGAGGCTCGAGGTTTGTGATTTATTGGCGAATATTTGCGCGAGTATTTCCAGTGCGGCTGATCGAATAGAGCGGGACTAAATGACAGAGGTTAAATTGGGGAATAATCGAAGCCCCTCGAGGCACTAGAACTGGTAAAATAGCGCGGAACAGCGTGCGAAATATCCACTCACCATGATGGCTGACGACTCGGAAAGAAAAGGGAAACCCGACTTCAGCCATTCTGGAAATCCGCCACCGCTGCGACCTCTGGATTCTCGCTCGTCGATTTCCGGCTTCCGTAGTCGTTTGATTTTCAGGAATAACGATGCGTCAACCCGACTGGTTTACAAGACGGTTTATTGAAACGAGGAACGAAGAAGAATGAAAGGCTTTTGTTTCAGATTTCCGATTTTCCTTTCGGTTATACCAGCTTTTTATCTATCATTAAAATTCCTTTTTGAAGGAAGTTCGATAGTATCGAGAGTTGCGAGTGCGAGCATTGCTCTGGATTATCGCGTGTCGCAGTCAGCTGAGTTGTCAGATTGACACATCGAGTTTTATACTTACACATAACATACATACCAATGCTCGCATGCGTGACCGGTTAAAAGCAATTCCAGTATACTCTGTCTCTCTTGCTCCGCGCCGTGATTGGGTGGGCTACATGGCTGCTCAGCCTATCACGGCGCAGAGCGAGAAGACTCAGCCAATCACAGCATAGCGCGAGAGAGACAGAGTATACTGCAATTGCCGTTACCCAGTTGCCACTGCGATGGGTGACAGCAAGAGCGGCAAGAGTGCCAGCGATCGAGTCAGCGGGCTTTCGAAGAAGCGTGTCGAGTCGAATCAGCGAACATGGCGCACTCGCTGGACTTACCGCCGCCGGGATTCCTGATATTTTGATGCCCCGAAGATGTCTTGCGACTCCGCACGCCTGAAGTAAACAAGCCTTTCTCGCAACCGACGATTCCAACGTTTCACCGCATCTGTCAGCCTGGCAAGTATGATCATAAATTGGAAGAACTCCCGGTTCTTAACCTTCTGTTTACGTGGACGACGTGTCGCTCGCCTATTTCACCGAATGTCTGATAGAAAAGAGGGAGCATTGACGATTTCCGTCATCTCAGCGCGGATAGCTCGGTTTTATTGCACGCTCGTAAAACTGCCCCAAACATATCTGTATTCGAATTTGAAACTGTCCAACTGCCGGCCAAACCTCTGCCATAAGGTAGAATACCAATTTAAGCAAAAACAtcagagatttaaaaaaaattcgccaaGTACCAAAACTAcattacaataaaaatactaGAACAACTTAAATATTGCTGGTCTCTGTCGTGAAATCAGTAAGGAATCCCTTGTCGCGAAGTCGGATCTCGCTGTTACGTGTAGCGATATCGACACATTATTTGAGAGCTATGTCCTTGGCGGGCACATTCGATAggtattttctatttatacGACTACACTTGTTTGTATCGTGTGTGATCCCGTGTGATGTCGTCTCTAAGATAGgctaatattaaataaatgaagtgTATTTCTTTGCGAACACAATCAATTTTGCATCGGAATTAAAGGTTGATTATAGCTTGTATGATATTATTAATGTATGGAATTCggaaagttttctttttgccACTTGTTGCTcaggtttatatttaataaaatcaagACTTGATGGGATCGAGTTAATTGTTCGGTTAGCTTCGATTAGATTATCGTCCTTTCAGACTTCAGGTAGTTACTACAAGTAAATTCATTCGTATTTGATGAATACATTACTCTGTATGGTTCACATCTTgtgaatcgaaattttttataaaatactaATAAACAGAATGAAAACTGGCGAAAATCCTCTCTTGTcggatattaattttttcctatttcaGATTGCTCGTACAATCGTTAAGGATGCTTCCCCTCTCGCACAAGGATTCTCGAGGATTAGGTAGTCGAATAAAGGAGAAGGTCCTGAGTTGGAAGCGTCTGATATTCTCCGACAAGAACTCCCGGAACTTGTTTCTCTTCCTGATACTGAACCTCTCATTCGCCTTCGTCGAACTCACTTACGGAATATGGACCAACAGTCTGGGTCTGATATCGGACAGTTTTCACATGTTCTTCGATTGCACAGGCCTTGTAGCAGGACTCGCGGCGTCAGTTATAACCAAGTGGCGCGCCAACGAGCGTTTCTCGTATGGCTATGTGAGAGCCGAGGTTCTCGCTGGCTTTGTAAACGgtctcttcctcctcttcatcGCTTTCTTCATAATGTCAGAGGCAGTGGAACGAGCCATTGAGCCCCCAGAAGTGAAGCATGAACGCCTCTTCGTTGTCTCCGTCCTTGGACTGCTCGTAAACCTTGTCGGCGTTTACGCCTTTCAGCACGGCCACGGTCACAGCCACGGCGGAGGCCATGGGCACTCTCACGGGGACAGCCACGGGCACTCGCATAACCACGGTCATGGCCACAGCCACGACCACCACGACATAGAGATAGATGGAAGCCAAGGCGGTGGTAATTCCCAGATAATGAAGGGAGTGTTCCTCCATATTCTGGCCGACACGCTCGGATCCGTCGGGGTAATAATATCGGCTGTATTGATGCAGATGTTCGGCTGGATGATAGCCGATCCGATCTGCTCGATGTTCATTGCCGTCCTGATAGCACTCAGCGTTTTGTCACTGATTTCCGAGTCCGTCACCATTCTCATGCAGAGACAGCCGGCAGCTCTCGATCACGTTCTTCCCCAGTGCTATAACAAGATCACGCAGTTGGCCGGGGTCTACAGCGTGCAGGAGCCACACTTTTGGACACTGTGCTCAGACATTTACGTCGGCTGTTTGAAACTCGAGGTCGCAAGGACCGTCGATCCAAAATACGTCGTCGCGCATACTCAGATGATATTCCAGGCTGCCGGCGTCAAACAGCTTACCGTTCAGCTCGACTATGCGCCTATGTGATCGACGATCGATAGTAAAATTGGAGTAGGAAATGACAACGTTGATGATGATGgactttttacaaataattgtaattggAGGTACGAGGATGCCCTTTTCGTCTGTGCCACCTGTGGCAAAAAGGCGAGGAACGTCGCCTTAGCTAAAAGCCTATTTActgtattcaatttttgtggTTCTAACGCGGTAGGCAGACGCGGTTACAAACTTAGATTGCAAGTCGTTTAACGATCAAAGAACAGGGACTCGATGCagagtttgtttttattttcttttttcatacgtACCACAATGAACACGCAATTCCTTGCTTTTGCATGGACGAATTAATGGACAAACTTgcctgtgtttttttttttcctgcatcACAGTTTTCCTTGTCACAAATTAGTTCACGATCGATCTATTCCATTTCCAGTTCAATTTCGCAGTGAACTcgagtcagcatagataattatatttttttagatcttaccgtttaatttaaaatattacTTCTGAGTCCTGCCGGAAGACGATCGACGTTAAAAATTGTAGTGAAATTAGACCATGTATAATTTactgtaatattatttaagCCTGTCGTCGGTCTTCGCATCGGGGCGCGAATATCGTAGAATCAATATGTAATATTgtcgttgaatatttttacttttttaagaatatataaatatatatatatatcacgtgtatattatatatactgtGTAATCTTAATAGGAAAAGAATTTTACTTAAAAAACGCATCATGGTTGTAATAATTAAATCGTTTTTCGTTCCGTTTAATCCGTGGTGCTGAGTTTTTCGTTTACTGGCTTAACACGTAATATGTAtttaatatattaaaaatgaaagaaagaaaggttGTTCTCAATATTAATCTGTATATGTGCAACAGTGTATAATAGGTAATTTaagtgttattattatttatcgttaAACTTAGCACACGTGGTTAAATAGCACAcaattaatattgaaaaatttctagtttcctttttcttcaacGTAGTTAGGAGTATCATCAAAGGCCagtcaaaattaaatttagaataagaaacaaacgcctcgttaaaaattcatcaagTTAATTACATACAAATTGCATTTTGTTACTCCCTTgcctaattatttttttatatcaatccGCATTTATCACGCTTAGGACCAAAATTTAGGATAATTTAAATCGTGCTATCATCTTGAcgtaaaattctaaaaatttctACAGGAATAATGACACTAAATGTATAATTACAAGTAAAACAAATGATGTACATTGTAATAAACGAATCGGTGCATgtaatatacaataaatatatgatctatttaaaaaataatacacacacacacacatatatatatatcgccGATAAATTTTCGTCAGCAAGTAATAGATAATTTTAGTTCAATActacaaataaatataaagaGAATCGAAACATTCCATGCATAATTCATTAATCACGATGAAACTTATATAGTTTCGGTTGCACGTATTTTCGCCTCGTCGTTAAACGTGCGAATAGGTAGCGAATTCCATCGTAAAACAGGATTAAAagtgatatgaaaaattttactctatgTAGACGAGGTAAATACATTGTAAATGCATATTCTatctataaataatatatttattatacgcaaTTGCCCTCTATAATACAATATGGTAATATGATTATAAATggtaatataaattattatccgAATAGCGCGTTGAGTTAGCTATACGTTGTAAAACGGAGAAGCAAATCAGGTACAATCCTGATTCTCTTATCGCTACCCATTATCGTTTCAATTcgtatttaataaataaattgatgcGGTTTTTCAGCTCCTACTTGGGAATAAATTTAACTCACAATCGGTGTTTCCtgcatttaatttttcactgtaATGTTCCGTTTGAATTATAATCATTCTTGTCATTATCATTATACCGTCATTGATTATTAAACAGGTTACTGTAATATGTAtctatgaaataataataatatcattctgatttttgtaatttactGTAATATGTAtctatgaaataataataacatcattctgatttttgtaatttatatacCACACGAAAatgatgtaaataataatgattgaGAAATAacagaattaaaaacaaataaacgaaCGATAATGAAACGCTCaatatagaattttgaaatctgGATTCTGCTTATTTCTTCCTACTCCATtaaaggacaaaaaaaaaatctgaagaaaTCATATTGTGATTTTTAGAGACGTCTTCAAATTCAAACCGTCACAGCGAAGCAATTCAATCTCTGATCTCTTTACCTGTTACGTGAATACTGAATTATTAAGTCGACTGTATTtcggttgaaaaatgtatcaagtgaaaaaaaaaacatccctTCCGTGATTTAAAAACGTACGTATAAATGATAATCAATGGGTTTTCAAAGCAGTAACGGGCTCTTCAAACACGTATTACATTTATTTGGAggatatgtgtatacatatataaatacataaatatttttcatagtAAAATCGCTTTCAAGCTACGGTACAATAGCGTCGTGGAGAAAAGAACGATTTTCGCTCCGCGTTTCGCAGGATAATTTCAATCTTATAGTCTCATCTGTTcttcataatttctttttttctccaaagCTGAAACTTTAATACCCATGCAGCATGATTCAGTTGTGTAAAATTTATGCAGAAACCacaatttgatattttcacaGATTATACAATGCAGAAATATACTTTGTATATCTGCATACGGTCATTTGTCTGTTTACAAATTTATGTATTTCAATTCTCTTCGAATCTTCTTCATTATTgttgaattgatttttcattattttacttttttccaccttatttacatgtataatatacctataatacctATGCgaaagtataatataaaagttggaaaaaaatacaaattgtcgcgtataattaattttgcaaatcaattattatcatcattattattattattattattatatcacgCTGTTTGAAATGATCGATTAATTATCTCGTCTCTGTCGCATAAAGCTATAACAATCGACTATTACGATACATTCtggaattatatatatgtcataaaaataatcaatattgTATCAAATTTAGTGCGACCctaaaaattcatcacttcAACGCTTACAggcaaaaacaaatttatcaaTCGTTCCTGTTACTAATTGTGTCGTGATTACTTTATACCGTACGtccataatatatattatatagttacgataattatatgcatacacgAGCGACGGATTATGCCTTTGATTAATATAATGATactgttataataataatattatatataatatacatatatatatatatatatatatatatatatatatatatatatatatatatatatatatatatatatatatatatatatatatatataccaatAAAGAATCTCAAATTCTATTCTATGATACAACTATACAATATCGTTTGGCAgtcaattttataaatcacTCGGTTATCGGTTCATTTGTCATGTTTTGTACGatactaataataatcgttacttgtaattttttttttttttttttcgtaataataataatcgtatcATCGTgcgattataatttatacgctATATAGGAAAGATcagtttataaatttatacaatagCCTTTTTCTTTGAAGATAACTTTTATGTGtttatacgtacgtgtatatacctataataataataataataataataataataaaaacaacaacaacaatctGTATTATGTAtcatatttcataaaatttctaaatttccAACAATCTGATCAGCAATATCGCatgcatacgtacatatatatatatataatatataatatgtacaccCACACtcgtaaatatattatatatatatatatatatatattagagtgtcccaaaaaaaccgactatttttttttttttcaaagaacattgaaaattcgtcagagtatctctagaaaatgaccctgtgaaaatataagctcttaatattaatatttagaggtggcgatttgtaattttctatttcccatttaaataacatgggaaaatttttttttgaactttggaattttgtgatgggataacgagctacttcataagtatgacaaaatcaggtcttataggaaatttgatgctctacaaaaaaggtctgattgacattttgcgtaaatccagccgtttcaaaaatatcgagcctcaaacttcggactgtttaaaattatgctttttttttcgtaaatacaacaaaaattaatttatatgtattataaacccagaatcatcaactgaacaataaatatatgcatatatttgacggaatgcagatccgaaattattaataatttgacaaatgataatttttattgatttttagcgaaaaatatttacttacctaaaaaaaatcaataaaaattatcatttgtcaaattattaataatttcggatctgcattccgtcaaatatatgcatatatttattgttcagttgatgattctgggtttataatacatataaattaatttttgttgtatttacgaaaaaaaaagcataattttaaacagtccgaagtttgaggctcgatatttttgaaacggctggatttacgcaaaatgtcaatcagaccttttttgtagagcatcaaatttcctataagacctgattttgtcatacttatgaagtagctcgttatcccatcacaaaattccaaagttcaaaaaaaaattttcccatgttatttaaatgggaaatagaaaattacaaatcgccacctctaaatattaatactaagagcttatattttcacagggtcattttctagagatactctgacgatttttcaatgttctttgaaaaaaaaaaaatagtcggtttttttgggacactctaatatatatataatatatctttGAGTTATCTAATgcatatataattaattactatTATACAGAGCTCAGCTGATCCAATATCCATCGAATATACTTCGAAAAATGTCATTTAAAACTTTGCGtag is a window of Neodiprion pinetum isolate iyNeoPine1 chromosome 4, iyNeoPine1.2, whole genome shotgun sequence DNA encoding:
- the ZnT86D gene encoding zinc transporter 7-A, which translates into the protein MLPLSHKDSRGLGSRIKEKVLSWKRLIFSDKNSRNLFLFLILNLSFAFVELTYGIWTNSLGLISDSFHMFFDCTGLVAGLAASVITKWRANERFSYGYVRAEVLAGFVNGLFLLFIAFFIMSEAVERAIEPPEVKHERLFVVSVLGLLVNLVGVYAFQHGHGHSHGGGHGHSHGDSHGHSHNHGHGHSHDHHDIEIDGSQGGGNSQIMKGVFLHILADTLGSVGVIISAVLMQMFGWMIADPICSMFIAVLIALSVLSLISESVTILMQRQPAALDHVLPQCYNKITQLAGVYSVQEPHFWTLCSDIYVGCLKLEVARTVDPKYVVAHTQMIFQAAGVKQLTVQLDYAPM